In the Candidatus Rokuibacteriota bacterium genome, CCAGTGCGCGTGGATGTAGCGGGAATCGATGCGGAGCGCCTCCTCGACCTTCCCCAGCGCCTCGTCGACGCGCCCCTCCTGGAAAAGCACGCCTCCCATGTGGGTGATCGCCTCGACGTTCCGCGGCTCGCGCGTGAGGATCCGCTGGTACACCTGGCGGGCCTCGTCGAGCCGGCCCTTGTCGAGCGCGCCATGCGCCAGCTGGAGCAGGCTCGGGATCGGCGCGTCCTCGCGGGCGGCCACCTGCCTGAGCGCCTGCAGCTCGATCTCGGTCATCATCGCGGAGGGATCCACGGCCGGCGCAGTGGACAGGACTCCAGCCGGCGCGCCGGCTCCCCGCTTGCCGTCGAGCCAGCCCCCCACCGTCAGGCCCGCTCCCACGCCGACGACGACCAGGAGCACGGACGCGACGGCGATGGCCACCGGGCTGCGGAGCCACCCCGGGTGCCGCAATGCCGGGGCCGCCGCTGGCTCGGCACGCGCTCCCTGCACCTCGCGCTGCGTTCGCCTCAGACCCAGGTAGAGCTGCCCGGCCTGGCGTTCGCGCTCGGCTCGCTGACGGCCATGCTCATCGGCGCCGAGCCTCCCGGCCGCGAAATCGGCGTCCAGGCTCTCGATCGCCTGCGACACCGCCTCGAGCTGGCGCTTCACCTCTTTGATCCGGCTCATGAATCCTCCTCCCTTGCCCCGCTCCTGATCTCAGCTAACCGACCGGGTGGCCCCCCCGGTCTTCGCCGGCCCCAGGAGCATCGCATGTAAGGGCACAGTGAGCGAGCGCCCGCCAGGGCGGGCGGTCAACCCAGAGACCCCGTCGCTCGTCAGTATGAGTAGGAGGTGTGGCGGCTCGTCTAACCCACGTGGACCCATTATCGGGATACGAGGAGCTGCTCCAGGTGCACTCGGGGCGCCTGCGGCGGCTCTGCCAGCTGCTCCTGGCCGACGGTCAGGAGGCCGAGGAGGTCGTGCAAGAGGTGTTCGTGAAGGCGCTCGAGGCGGAGCGGCGGCAGGGGCCCCCCGCCGACTGGGGACGATGGCTGACGCGCATCGCGGTCAACACCTGCCATGACCGTCGGCGGGCCGGCTGGTGGACGCAGTTCCGGCACTGGAGCGAGCGGATCGAGGAGATCCCGATCGCCGACGAGCGCCAGAGCCCTGAGGAGGCGGCCATCTCTGGCGAGACGAGGCAGCGGGTCTGGCTGGCGTTTCGTGCCCTGCCCGACCGGCAGCGCGAGGTGTTCGTCCTGCGCCATCTGGAGGGCTGGTCGGGGGCGGAGATCGCGGCCGCGCTGGGGCTCAGCCCGGGGAGCGTGAAGCGCCACCTTTTCCGGGCCGTCCATCGGCTGCGCGAGTCTCTCGGGAGGGCGCCGTGAGTCGCTGCCTGTCCGACAAGGCCCTGACGCAGGCCCAGGCCGGCCTGGGCAGCCCGGCCGAGCAGGCCCATCTGGAGTCCTGCCCGAACTGCGCCTGGCGCCTCCGGGCCCTTGCTCGCGACCTGGCCGTCATCGGCCGGGTGCTGGCCACGACCCGCGAGCCACTGACCCGGACCGTGCCCACGGCCCGCCGATGGCTTCCCGCCGCGCTGGGCGCCTCGGCGCTGGCGTTCGCCGC is a window encoding:
- a CDS encoding tetratricopeptide repeat protein, with protein sequence MSRIKEVKRQLEAVSQAIESLDADFAAGRLGADEHGRQRAERERQAGQLYLGLRRTQREVQGARAEPAAAPALRHPGWLRSPVAIAVASVLLVVVGVGAGLTVGGWLDGKRGAGAPAGVLSTAPAVDPSAMMTEIELQALRQVAAREDAPIPSLLQLAHGALDKGRLDEARQVYQRILTREPRNVEAITHMGGVLFQEGRVDEALGKVEEALRIDSRYIHAHWDRTQYLFYAKRDYPAAVKAAEAFLGIVPDGPDADNMRKLIAEAKRQGTR
- a CDS encoding sigma-70 family RNA polymerase sigma factor, with the translated sequence MDPLSGYEELLQVHSGRLRRLCQLLLADGQEAEEVVQEVFVKALEAERRQGPPADWGRWLTRIAVNTCHDRRRAGWWTQFRHWSERIEEIPIADERQSPEEAAISGETRQRVWLAFRALPDRQREVFVLRHLEGWSGAEIAAALGLSPGSVKRHLFRAVHRLRESLGRAP